The Spirulina subsalsa PCC 9445 region CATCACACTATCATCAATGATGGCATGGTAGGGGCGGGAAAATTTTAACTCAGGATGGTTTCGGAAGAGGCGAGAAGTCAGGGAGTAGGGCGTTTGGGTCGCTCCGATTTCTTGCCGGACTAAATTCACCACCAGTAAATTTTCATTTAAAATAGCCACCCGGAGCGGTGCAACAATGGCCGGGTCTAGGGTTTCGTCTGCATCCAGAATCAAGACCCAATCTCCAGTTACATATTTCAAGGCCTCATTGCGGGCTGCCGCAAAATCATTACACCACTCAAAATAATGAACCGTCGCGCCAAACGCTTGGGCAATTTCTGGGGTGCGATCGCTCGATCCCGTATCTAACACCACAATTTCATCCACCACACCTTTTACACTATCTAAACACTGGGGTAAAGACTTTTCCTCGTCTTTGACGATCATACAGAGGCTTAATTTCATCGTTAAACGTTTTTAATTAAATAGCAGAAACTTAGGGTTATCAAACTTGTTCCCTTCATAGTCCGTTTGACACTCCCGGGCCGAAAGGCTTGGGGTACTTACGTCTAGAGCAATACACTGACCTGATGGCTTAACATCTTCTTTTATCTCACAAGAGAGGACAAACTGACAATAATAACCGTCCGCTCTATAGATTAACCTAACCCATTTACAGCCCCATCAAGAATAAAGACGCGCTACATAGACTCCATAGCCGTTATAAGGCAACGTTGCCCGTACCTCCCAACTTAAATTAGGCCCTGAACTAATAAACTTTTCCGTCGCTTGGGACCAACGAGGATGGGGTTTGCTAGGGTTGACATTCGCCTCAAAATCATACTCATTCGGCACCAATGTATTCCAATAGGTCCCCGGTTGTTCCGCCACAAACTCCACCTTAACAATAGACTTCGCCCCCTTAAAACCATACTTCCAAGGCAAAACCGCCCGAATCGGTGCGCCGTGTTGTTTCGGTAACTCCTTCCCATAAATTCCCACAGCAAAAAAGGCCAACTCATTAGCCATCTCATCAAGGCGTAAACTCTCCGTATAAGGCCAAGGCAATGTTCCTAAATGAAACCCTGGCCCCTTGGTAATATTGGGGTCATAAAAAGAGGTAAAGCGAATAAATTTCGCGCTAGATGTTGGTTCAACTTCCGCCAGCAAGGCCTTCATAGGAAACCCGACCCAAGGTAACACCATTGACCAAGCTTCCACACAGCGAAAGCGATAAATCCGTTCTTCTAAAGGAAATTTGCGTTTTAAATCATCTAAATCGTAGGTGCGAGGATTTTTAACCAATCCTCCCACTTCCACCGTCCAAGGATTCGTCGGTAAGGCTTGGGCAGCCGACCAAATGCTTTTATTTCCCCCAAACTCATAGAAATTATTGTAACTACTGGCTAAACTTTGGTCAGTAATCGGTCGATCTACCTCAGCAAAATCTGGATTTTTTGTCAACTTCTCTAGGGCAGGTAAATTGTAGGTCATAGCCAGTTCAGACTGTTGGGAGGCCGAACTTTTACAAGCACTTAGGGGAAGCAAGGACGCACCAATTCCCGCCCCAATTAGGGTTTTTAAGAAACGACGGCGGTTTTGATAAACGGTTTCAGAGGTGACAATAGATTCTGATAATTGCCAACTGGGGGGATGGACAAAAAAGCTCATAACAGATTACAAACTCAGATTTTTTTACTATATTAGCTTGTTTTTATCTGGGGTGTTATTTGAGTTTCAGCCCGCCCATGGTTTAAAATAGGACAAAACCCGATATATTAACCAATATATAATGAGTATTGTCACCCTGCAAGACATTAAAAAAGACTTTGGCATTAAAGAGATTCTGCGCACGGCGAGTTTTAGTATTGACTCTAACGATAAAATAGGCTTGATTGGGGTCAATGGGTCAGGAAAATCCACCCTCTTAAAAATGATTGCTGGCCTAGAACCCCTTGATGGGGGGCAACGGTTGGTTAAATCGGGGGCGAGAATTATTTATCTACCCCAACAGCCCGATGTTGATGAAAACCGCACGGTTTTGGATCAAGTTTTTGCCGACAGTACAGAACAAATGGCCTTAGTGCGAGAATATGAAGACCTTTCCCATCATATCGCTCAGGCTCAAGGGGAGGAGTTAAATCGCCTGATGTCCCAATTAACGGCCGTCTCGGAGAAAATGGAAGCGGCCGGGGCGTGGGAGGTGGAAACGCGGGCTAAAATTATCCTGACTAAATTGGGGATTGAGGATTTTGATCGGCGGGTGGGGGAGTTATCGGGAGGGTATCGCAAGCGGATTGCCTTGGCCACAGCACTGTTAGCGGAACCGGATTTGTTGCTAATGGATGAACCAACCAACCATTTAGATGCGGAGTCGGTGGAGTGGTTACAGGACTATTTGAGTCAATATCGAGGTGCTTTGTTGTTAGTCACCCACGACCGCTATTTTTTAGACCGGGTGACGAATCGTATTTTAGAGGTGGATCGGGGGGATCTTTATACTTATAGTGGCAATTATTCCTATTATTTGGAGAAAAAGGCCTTGGCCCAGGAGTCTGAGGTCAGCAGTCAACGGAAACATTTAGGGGTGTTGCGGCGGGAGTTGGAATGGTTGAAGCGGGGGCCGAAAGCGAGGAGTACCAAGCAAAAGGCGCGCATTGACCGCATTGAGGAGATGCAGAATCGGGAGTTTAAGGAGGTTCAAGGCAAGGTAGAAATTGATACTCCGGGGCGACGCATTGGCAAGAAGGTAATTGAACTGAAGGGGATTGAGAAGAGTTTCGACGGGCGGGTATTCATTCGAGATTTTAGTTATGAGTTTAACCCCGATGACCGGATTGGGATTATTGGGGGCAATGGGGCGGGAAAATCAACGCTGATGAATTTAATCACCGGGCGCATTGAACCGGATGGGGGGACGATTGAGGTGGGGAAAACCATTCATTTTGGCTATTTTGACCAACATTCGGAGGATTTGCTGGCGGCGCTGAATGAGAATCAACGGGTGATTGATTATATTCAGGATATTGGCAGTTATGTAAGGACGGCGGATGGGGGTCAAATTAGTGCCTCCCAAATGTTAGAGCGGTTTTTGTTTCCGGGGAGTCAACAGTATGCACCGATTTTTAAGTTGTCGGGGGGGGAAAAACGGCGTTTGTTTTTGTTGTCGGTGTTGATGGAAGCGCCTAATGTGTTGATTTTAGATGAACCGACCAATGATTTGGATGTGCAAACCTTGGGGGTGTTGGAGGAGTATTTAGAGGATTTTAATGGTTGTGTGATTGTGGTGTCTCATGATCGGTATTTTTTAGACCGGACGGTGAACAGGATTTTTGCGTTGGAGGGGGAGGGGCGGATTGAGCAATATCCGGGCAATTATTCCCTGTATTTGGAGTATAAACAGAGGCGCACGGTTGCTGAACCTCCGGCGACGACTCCGAGTAAACAGAAGGGGGAAAAACCCCGGTCTAGTGGAAGTTCTCCCCGTCGTCTGTCGAATTATCAGCGTCGGGAGTTGGCGGAGTTGGAGGAGAAAATTCCCCAACTGGAGGCGAAACGAGGGGAGATTGAATCGACGCTGTATGAGCATCCCCCGAGTGGTTATACCAAGTTACAGGAGTTATCGGAGGAGTTGGCGCGGTTGAATGAGGCGATTGATCAGGCTACGGAACGTTGGTTAGAGTTGGCGGAATTGGAGTAGGGGGAGTCGGGAGTCGGGAATCGGGAGTCGGGAATCGGGAGTCGGGAGTCGGGAGTCGGGAGTAATGTCATTGCGTTTGCTGCGCAACGCTTCGCGAACGCGGAGCGTCACGAAGTGAACGCGTAGCGTTCCGAAGGAAGGTACGAAGCAATCTAGTCAGGTGTCGGGAGTCGGGAATAGGCAAAAGGCACTCATGCAAAAGTAATCAACCCATCCCCCCCTCTCCCCCTCTCCCCCGTTCCCCGCTCCCTAAAATAAAAGAGTTTTAGTTATTCACTATTCCCCTGCTCCCCTGCTCCCCCTCACGGGGGGTGTCTCAAAATCCAAGAAGCGCCAAAACATTCTGAAAAAGTAGGACAATAGGCAAGGCTGTTATGAAATGCTGAACAACAGGATGGAATAGAGGTTGATGAGGATTCTAGTTCTAAGCTGGGAATTTCCTCCTCGCATTGTGGGGGGAATTGCACGCCACGTCGCCGAATTATATCCAGAATTGGTGAAACTGGGTCATGATATTCACCTGATTACCGTGGAATTTGGCGATGCTCCTCGCTTTGAACTGGTGGAAGGGATTAAGGTTCATCGTATCCCGGTGGCCCCAGGAAATGATTTTTTCCATTGGGTGGTGAATATGAATGAGAGTATGGGGGTTTATGGGGGGAAATTGATCCAAGATTTGGGACGCTTTGAACTAATTCATGCTCATGATTGGTTGGTGGGGGATGCGGCGATCGCACTCAAACACCGTTTTAAGGTTCCCCTCGTTGCTACCATCCACGCCACAGAACACGGCCGCTATAATGGCATTCATAACGAAACCCACCACTATATCCACGGCAAAGAGTACATCCTCGCCCATAATGCTTGGCGGATTATTGTCTGCACCCACTATATGGAACAAGAAATCCAACGTATTTTTCACAGTCCGAGGGATAAAATCAACGTGATCTACAATGGCATCCGTCCAGAAAAAAAGCGACGAGATCCCCGCTTTGACCACATGAGATTCCGTCGTCAGTTTGCGGCGGATCAGGAGAAAATCGTCTATTATCTCGGTCGCATGAGCCACGAAAAGGGGATTTCTGTGTTGTTGGATGCCGCCCCTCTCTTGCTGGGGGCATTAGGCGATCGCATAAAATTTGTCATCATCGGCGGCGGCAATACCTCCCATCTCCAACACCAAGCCAAAACCCTTGGCATTTGGGAGAAATGCTACTTTACCGGATTTATGTCCGACTCCGACCTTGACAAATTTCAAACCATTGCCGACTGTGCCGTTTTCCCCAGTCTCTACGAACCCTTTGGCATTGTCGCCTTAGAAAGCTTTGCCGCCCGAGTGCCTGTAGTGGTATCGGATACCTGTGGACTGCCGGAAGTGGTGCAACATGGCCATACAGGCATCGTCACCCAAACCAATAACCCCCATTCCCTCTGCCAAGGCATTCTGCAAATCTTGAGAAACCCGGATTATGCTCGGGAATTGGTGGATAATGCTTACAACGATTTATTCTTACGCTTTGACTGGACGATGTTGGCTCAACAAACAGAAACTGTTTATCAGTCTGTTGTCACAGAACGCGCCCAAATCCATTGGTCCTAGTTTGTCCGCCCCTCCTCTCCCCGACTCTTCGACTTATTCAGCCAGCCCTATCCTATCCCAGAAAGGAGTTCAATTCCGCCCACCTAACCTCACTCAACTATGCCTAGACATTCCCCACAACCCAGATTTTACGATGCCGTCCTTGGTGGAGACTCCCCAGCACCGAGAGGGAGTCTAGTTTTAGGGGGTTTAGAAGGAGTTAGACGGCGCTTAGAAAGCCCCCTAGAAGATGTACGACGGGCGGCTTTGGTCGAAGCGATGAAATATGGGGAAACGGGAATTTCTTGGGTCATTGGGGCCCTGCAAGACCCCTCAGAACGGGTTCAATGGTCTGCCTATCTCCTCCTACGAGAACGGGCGGAAATGTCTACCTATCTCCTACAACAAGAACGGGCAGATTTAAAGGTGATGTTAGCCTTACGTTCTTATAATCCTTGGTCTTTATTTCACGCTTTACACACCCTCGAAGGCCATAGTCACGCGGTGAGTTCTTTGGCCTTAAGTCCTGACGGGAAAACCCTAGTCAGTGGTAGTCATGACAAAACGATCAAAATTTGGGATGCCACCACCGGAATCCTCAAACGCAGCTTAGAAGGTCATTCGGAATGGGTGGATAGTGTGGTGATTAGCCCCAACGGACAAACCTTAATTAGTGGGAGTGTAGACCGTTCTATTATCCTCTGGGATTTAAAAACCGGGAATCTCTTACGCATGATCACGGGACATAATAATTTTGTCAAATCGTTAGCCATTAGTCCCAATGGACAAACCTTAGTCAGTGGCGGCATTGATGGCATGATTAAGGTGTGGGATTTTAATAAAAATCAGTTTAATTATGCCATTAAGGGACATTCTAATATTATCAACACAGTGAGTTTAAGTCCTGATAATCAATGGCTAGCCAGTGGGGGATCTGATGGAACGATTCAGGTCTGGAAATTTAGAACGGGCGAGCATCACGGCACGTTTAAAGGTCATTTGAGCGCGGTTAAATCGATTCGGTTTAGTGGGGATAGTCGGACGTTAATCAGTTGTGGCGCGGATAAAATAATTGTGGGCTGGGATGTAAAAACTGGGAAAACTAAATATTGGCTACCCGGACATTCTGACGAGGTGAATGATTTGTGCATCAGTCGGGATGGAAAAACGGTGATTAGTGGCAGTGCTGACCAAAAAATTAATGTCTGGAATTTACGAAGAAAAACCCTACAACATAGTTTTTCTGGACATTCTGATTCCGTAATTTCCGTAATTCTTAGCCCAGATGAAAAAAGAATTTTCAGTGGAAGTAAGGATGGAACAATTAAAATCTGGGGTGTACTATAGAGGAAGCTAGGATAAGGTCATATTGCTTACTATCTAGCCAGTAGAGTGGTTATGAATGCCAGGCCATCCCGGCTAAAAGTGGAATCAGCTAATAGCAGGGCAGGGTGTTTTTATCTCCCGTTTTGAATTGACTTTTGCGGCTAGTTACGGTTTGCAATTACAGGAATTTTAGCTGGGTTTTAAAGTGCTTCAACGAGTTTTTTCGATTTTCTTAAATCTCATGCAATAAAGGGGTAAAAGCCTACCTTTGCATGGGTTTGATTGGCTTTAGATAGGATGCAGGAGAATTTTAGGATATCAATATTACTAAGTTCTTGTGTGTCTTTTGAGGGTGTATTCTGTTTTACCAAGGGTGTTTTATTTTATGGTTAATCCATACCAAATTATTGGGGCTAGTCTCGTTTCTATTGCCCTAGTCAGTCAGTGTAGTTTTGGGGGATCTATTAACTTAGGTCGGCTTGAATGGGGGATTAAATTAGTACAGGGAACGGCCACGCCATGCTGTCAATGTTGTGATGCTAATGGGAAAAATTGCCGTTGCTGTTTGTGTAATTAGGGCTTGCTGAATATGCCTCTAATTCGGGGAATAGCAGAGTGTGGGGTGTAGGGGGAATTCATGAATTCCCCCTACTACAACTGTAACTAGGGCTTGCTGAATAACTCTACTCGTGGGGCTAATAATTTTTAATTCCCTGACTCCCGATTCAGGACTAGCAGACTTATTCGGCAAACCCTCATTAATAGAAAGCCATCGTAAAACGACGGGGTTTTAGACCCCAATTTTCGATCAGTACCCCACTGAGTATTGACTCAGTGGGGGGCATGAATTGGTTAAGATAGAGCAAATAGGGCGATTGAAAGGAAGGGTCATGAAGGCACGAAGGGAAGTACAACTCGGCACGATGTTATGGCATCACCCTTGGAGTCGTTTTGTGGGGGGGAGTTTGGCGGTGGTTGGGGTTTGGGTTTTGCAGATGTTAGGGGCGATCGCACCTCTAGATCATTGGGTCTATCATCGCCTGTTCCATCTGCGGGGAGAACGCCCTTGGGATAACCGAGTAGTAATTATTGCCATTGACTCGGTGAGTCATGAGGGGTTTACTCAAAAGTCTTGGTCCCGCTCCCCTTATATTCAACTCCTCCGGCAATTAGCCCCTTCCCAACCCCATGCTATTGTATTTAACCTGCTCCTGCTTCAGGAAACCGCCGAAGATGGGGAACTCGCGGCAGCAATGGCCGCCTCTCCTCCGGTGGTTTTGGGGGTGTCGTGGGGTCCGAATAAACAACCCCTGTTACCAGCACCCCGCTTGCGGGAACAGGCCAGCACCCTGGGTCATCTCTTCTACCCGACCACCAGTGGGGGCTTTGTCTATCAAATTACGCCGCAAATGGGGGATATTCCGGCTTTAAGCTTGAGTTTAACCAATATTCCCGCCCTCGCTTCCTTATTTCCCCCTCAGCCCTCAGATTACCCTTCATTTTGGATTAATTGGCAAGGGGATATCGGCAAGATTCCCACGTACTCTTTTAAGGGAGTGTTACGGGGTGAAATTCCCCCGGAAACCTTTCGAGACAAAATCGTGTTAGTCGGTTCTACAGCAACCGGATTTGACACAGTGATGACCCCTTTTAATCTGGATAATGTGGGCAATGGGGTTCATGTCCAAGCGGCCGTCATTAACAATCTGTTACAAGGGAATAATCTCAAGGTTTGGGGGGAAGGGGAAAGGGGTTTATTTTGGGGCTATGGATTACTGGGCATGGTATTGGGGGGTGTGCTAACTGGGCAAAGTCTGCGTCGCTTTGTGTCGGGGGTGGTGGGGGTGAGTGGGGTGTGGGTATTGTTGGCCGTGGGGGTGTTTTATTGGGACGTGTTAATCCCGGTGGTGTCTCCTGTTTTGGTCATCGGAACCGTCAGTGCGATCGCAACCCTACAAGGCTACTGGATCAAACAAGCCCAGAGCCACTATCATCAACAGTACGATGCCCTAACCGGACTGCCTCAACGTTCCCTTCTGATTGAACAAATCCAGACCCATCTTGCTCAGATTCGGGAGGATGAACAGGGACATTTTGCCCTGTTATTTTTCGATTTGAACCGTTTGGGTGAAATCAATGCCCATCAAGGATATCCCGCCGGGGATCACCTCCTGCAAATCACCACCCAACGGTTAAAAGAACTCCTCAATCATAATGGTCACGCCCCCTGTCTGTTAGCCCGCATGGGGGGCGATGAATTCGCCATTCTCTACCCACAAGTGACCACCCCCGATCCGGTTCTTCATCTAGCCCAAGAATTGGAAAATGTGCTACAACAACCCCTTTCTTTAGCCGGAGAAGGGGTCTATAGTAATGTGAGCATCGGGATTACCTTTTCTTGGGATGTCATGACCAGTCCCCCCTCCTCTCCTAATACCGACCTCTGCCAACTGTTGTTACGTCATGGGGAAATTGCTATGTATCAAGCCCGGGTGCAAGGTCAATCCTCTTACGCTGTCTTTAACGCTTATCTCCATGAAAGCGCGATCGCCCTCTGGCAACTAGAAACCGATCTCCGTCATACCCTCAATTCCCTCTCCCTCAATGCTTCCCTGGGTCTAAATCAACCCTCCTTAGAACGAGAATTTCAACTCCAGTATCAGCCCATTGTTTCCCTTAAAACAAGCAAACTGCAAGGATTTGAAGCCCTCATCCGGTGGCATCACCCTAAACGGGGTTTAATTTCTCCCCTAGAATTTATTCCCTTAGCCGAAGAAACCGGACTGATTGCCCTCTTAGGCCGTTGGGTCATTTATAAAGCGTGTTATCAACTGCGGACTTGGCAATATTCCTTCCCCAACTTTAAGCATTTAATCATCACCGTGAACCTCTCCCCCATTCAACTCCTACAACCGGATATTGTGCGGCAAGTCCAAGGAATTTTAGAGGAAACCGGGGTCGATAGTCGCCGTCTCAAGCTAGAGATTACCGAAAGTAGTTTAATCGCCAATGCGGATCATGCGATCGCCCTATTGCGAGAATTTCGAGAACTCGGAGTGCGTCTAAGTTTAGATGATTTTGGCATGGGTTACTCCTCCCTCGGCCGTTTACAAAACCTTCCCCTACACACCCTCAAAATTGACAAGTCCTTTGTCCAAGACCTGACAACCTCGGGAGACAGCACTAAAATTATCCAAATGATTCTAGATTTAGCCCACAGTTTCAAAATGAATGTCGTCGCTGAAGGCATTGAAACCCCCGAACAACTCGAAACCTTGCGA contains the following coding sequences:
- the msrP gene encoding protein-methionine-sulfoxide reductase catalytic subunit MsrP, with amino-acid sequence MSFFVHPPSWQLSESIVTSETVYQNRRRFLKTLIGAGIGASLLPLSACKSSASQQSELAMTYNLPALEKLTKNPDFAEVDRPITDQSLASSYNNFYEFGGNKSIWSAAQALPTNPWTVEVGGLVKNPRTYDLDDLKRKFPLEERIYRFRCVEAWSMVLPWVGFPMKALLAEVEPTSSAKFIRFTSFYDPNITKGPGFHLGTLPWPYTESLRLDEMANELAFFAVGIYGKELPKQHGAPIRAVLPWKYGFKGAKSIVKVEFVAEQPGTYWNTLVPNEYDFEANVNPSKPHPRWSQATEKFISSGPNLSWEVRATLPYNGYGVYVARLYS
- a CDS encoding ABC-F family ATP-binding cassette domain-containing protein, with product MSIVTLQDIKKDFGIKEILRTASFSIDSNDKIGLIGVNGSGKSTLLKMIAGLEPLDGGQRLVKSGARIIYLPQQPDVDENRTVLDQVFADSTEQMALVREYEDLSHHIAQAQGEELNRLMSQLTAVSEKMEAAGAWEVETRAKIILTKLGIEDFDRRVGELSGGYRKRIALATALLAEPDLLLMDEPTNHLDAESVEWLQDYLSQYRGALLLVTHDRYFLDRVTNRILEVDRGDLYTYSGNYSYYLEKKALAQESEVSSQRKHLGVLRRELEWLKRGPKARSTKQKARIDRIEEMQNREFKEVQGKVEIDTPGRRIGKKVIELKGIEKSFDGRVFIRDFSYEFNPDDRIGIIGGNGAGKSTLMNLITGRIEPDGGTIEVGKTIHFGYFDQHSEDLLAALNENQRVIDYIQDIGSYVRTADGGQISASQMLERFLFPGSQQYAPIFKLSGGEKRRLFLLSVLMEAPNVLILDEPTNDLDVQTLGVLEEYLEDFNGCVIVVSHDRYFLDRTVNRIFALEGEGRIEQYPGNYSLYLEYKQRRTVAEPPATTPSKQKGEKPRSSGSSPRRLSNYQRRELAELEEKIPQLEAKRGEIESTLYEHPPSGYTKLQELSEELARLNEAIDQATERWLELAELE
- a CDS encoding glycosyltransferase family 4 protein yields the protein MRILVLSWEFPPRIVGGIARHVAELYPELVKLGHDIHLITVEFGDAPRFELVEGIKVHRIPVAPGNDFFHWVVNMNESMGVYGGKLIQDLGRFELIHAHDWLVGDAAIALKHRFKVPLVATIHATEHGRYNGIHNETHHYIHGKEYILAHNAWRIIVCTHYMEQEIQRIFHSPRDKINVIYNGIRPEKKRRDPRFDHMRFRRQFAADQEKIVYYLGRMSHEKGISVLLDAAPLLLGALGDRIKFVIIGGGNTSHLQHQAKTLGIWEKCYFTGFMSDSDLDKFQTIADCAVFPSLYEPFGIVALESFAARVPVVVSDTCGLPEVVQHGHTGIVTQTNNPHSLCQGILQILRNPDYARELVDNAYNDLFLRFDWTMLAQQTETVYQSVVTERAQIHWS
- a CDS encoding WD40 repeat domain-containing protein, which produces MPRHSPQPRFYDAVLGGDSPAPRGSLVLGGLEGVRRRLESPLEDVRRAALVEAMKYGETGISWVIGALQDPSERVQWSAYLLLRERAEMSTYLLQQERADLKVMLALRSYNPWSLFHALHTLEGHSHAVSSLALSPDGKTLVSGSHDKTIKIWDATTGILKRSLEGHSEWVDSVVISPNGQTLISGSVDRSIILWDLKTGNLLRMITGHNNFVKSLAISPNGQTLVSGGIDGMIKVWDFNKNQFNYAIKGHSNIINTVSLSPDNQWLASGGSDGTIQVWKFRTGEHHGTFKGHLSAVKSIRFSGDSRTLISCGADKIIVGWDVKTGKTKYWLPGHSDEVNDLCISRDGKTVISGSADQKINVWNLRRKTLQHSFSGHSDSVISVILSPDEKRIFSGSKDGTIKIWGVL
- a CDS encoding EAL domain-containing protein; translation: MKARREVQLGTMLWHHPWSRFVGGSLAVVGVWVLQMLGAIAPLDHWVYHRLFHLRGERPWDNRVVIIAIDSVSHEGFTQKSWSRSPYIQLLRQLAPSQPHAIVFNLLLLQETAEDGELAAAMAASPPVVLGVSWGPNKQPLLPAPRLREQASTLGHLFYPTTSGGFVYQITPQMGDIPALSLSLTNIPALASLFPPQPSDYPSFWINWQGDIGKIPTYSFKGVLRGEIPPETFRDKIVLVGSTATGFDTVMTPFNLDNVGNGVHVQAAVINNLLQGNNLKVWGEGERGLFWGYGLLGMVLGGVLTGQSLRRFVSGVVGVSGVWVLLAVGVFYWDVLIPVVSPVLVIGTVSAIATLQGYWIKQAQSHYHQQYDALTGLPQRSLLIEQIQTHLAQIREDEQGHFALLFFDLNRLGEINAHQGYPAGDHLLQITTQRLKELLNHNGHAPCLLARMGGDEFAILYPQVTTPDPVLHLAQELENVLQQPLSLAGEGVYSNVSIGITFSWDVMTSPPSSPNTDLCQLLLRHGEIAMYQARVQGQSSYAVFNAYLHESAIALWQLETDLRHTLNSLSLNASLGLNQPSLEREFQLQYQPIVSLKTSKLQGFEALIRWHHPKRGLISPLEFIPLAEETGLIALLGRWVIYKACYQLRTWQYSFPNFKHLIITVNLSPIQLLQPDIVRQVQGILEETGVDSRRLKLEITESSLIANADHAIALLREFRELGVRLSLDDFGMGYSSLGRLQNLPLHTLKIDKSFVQDLTTSGDSTKIIQMILDLAHSFKMNVVAEGIETPEQLETLRGLNCDYGQGYFFAPPLTVAEVETLLTHPLPWQQIVS